In Vanacampus margaritifer isolate UIUO_Vmar chromosome 9, RoL_Vmar_1.0, whole genome shotgun sequence, the following proteins share a genomic window:
- the rps27.2 gene encoding 40S ribosomal protein S27.2, whose amino-acid sequence MPLAKDLLLPSFEEEKRRHKKKRLVQSPNSYFMDVKCPGCYKITTVFSHAQTVVLCVGCSTVLCQPTGGKARLTEGCSFRRKQH is encoded by the exons ATGCCC CTTGCAAAGGATCTGTTGCTTCCTTCCTTTGAGGAGGAGAAGAGGAGACACAAGAAGAAACGACTCGTCCAGAGCCCAAATTCCTATTTTATGGACGTCAAATGTCCAG GTTGCTACAAGATCACCACCGTGTTTAGTCACGCTCAAACTGTGGTGTTGTGTGTCGGCTGCTCCACGGTCCTGTGCCAGCCTACGGGTGGTAAAGCTCGCCTTACAGAAG GATGTTCTTTCAGGAGGAAACAACACTAA